A genomic segment from Rhizoctonia solani chromosome 11, complete sequence encodes:
- a CDS encoding Retrotransposable element Tf2 protein produces the protein MSIEPLFCAALQTNRSPLLTIDIEGITDTQTALIDSGPPANFIDPQFARSHNIPLIELDSPCSVIGINGKQVRNPICFKAWLVFSSQNRRFSAIFYALPLGNRNLILGTPWLRLANPDIDWTTMKVSLRLATEARAGSINPEPQNLPVEFQEFQKVFSEEFFTTLPEHCPYDIAIDLEEDKQPPYGPIYSMTPAEREALKEHIDSELAAGKIVPTTSPAGAPVMFVKRADGRLCLVVDYCRLNAITIKDRYALPRQDKLIEKLRHAKIFTKLDLRNGYHNIRIKEGDEWKAAFCTALGHFAPTVMQFGLSNAPAVFMRFMNNIFHDLLDISVVVYLDDILIFSNSREEHVEHVKEVLSCLLKHNLFCNPAKCYFFVTEVTYIGLVITPKGISMEKDKVQAIMDWPEPQNVKQVQSFLGFANFYRCFVPNFSCLAHPLNILTQKEQPWIWLVEQKAAFDAIKAEICKEPVLAHPDESKPYTLETDASGAAMGAVLSQRKEDGHLYPVAFMSASFSPAELNYVLYTTVMWVLPSGAGA, from the coding sequence ATGTCTATAGAACCCTTGTTTTGTGCAGCCCTGCAAACCAATAGATCACCACTGCTCACTATAGACATAGAGGGAATCACAGACACTCAAACTGCTCTAATTGATTCTGGTCCCCCTGCTAACTTCATTGATCCCCAATTTGCCCGTTCTCACAACATTCCACTCATTGAATTGGATTCCCCATGCTCTGTCATTGGCATTAATGGCAAACAAGTCCGCAACCCTATCTGTTTCAAGGCTTGGTTAGTCTTTAGCTCTCAAAACAGGCGATTTTCCGCCATCTTCTATGCTCTTccccttggaaacagaaacCTTATCCTTGGAACCCCATGGCTCAGATTGGCTAATCCAGACATTGATTGGACCACTATGAAAGTTTCACTCCGCTTAGCTACAGAAGCACGAGCTGGCAGCATCAATCCTGAGCCCCAGAACCTCCCTGTTGAATTCCAGGAGTTCCAGAAAGTGTTCAGTGAAGAGTTCTTTACCACACTGCCAGAACATTGCCCCTATGACATTGCTATTGACCTGGAAGAAGACAAACAGCCTCCCTATGGCCCTATCTATTCTATGACCCCTGCAGAGAGAGAAGCACTCAAGGAACACATTGATtcagaacttgcagctgggAAGATTGTGCCAACCACCTCACCAGCAGGAGCTCCAgtgatgtttgtaaaaagggCTGATGGCAGGCTTTGCTTAGTGGTGGACTATTGCCGGCTAaatgccatcacaatcaaggacagaTATGCACTACCCAGACAGGACAAGCTAATTGAGAAATTGCGCCATGCTAAGATCTTCACAAAGCTAGATTTGAGGAATGGATATCACAACATcagaatcaaggaaggagatgaatggaaggctgcattttgcactgcccttggtcactttGCTCCCACAGTCATGCAATTTGGCCTTAGCAACGCCCCAGCTGTGTTCAtgcgcttcatgaacaacatatTCCATGATTTACTTGACATCTCTGTGGTTGTGTATTTGGAtgatatcttgatcttctcaaactcaagagaagagcatgtggaacatgtcaaggaagtcttatCTTGCTTGCTGAAGCATAATTTATtctgcaaccctgccaaatgctacttctttgtcaCAGAAGTCACCTACATTGGTCTTGTGATTACTCCTAAGGGCATCTCCATGGAGAAGGACAAGGTGCAAGCAATCATGGATTGGCCTGAACCCCAAAATGTGAAACAGGtgcaatcattcctaggttttgcaaacttCTACCGTTGCTTTGTTCCCAACTTCTCTTGCTTAGCACACCCTCTGAATATCCTTACTCAGAAGGAGCAACCATGGATCTGGCTAGTAGAacagaaggctgcatttgacgcaatcaaggctgagatttgcaaggagcctgttctagctcaccctgatgaatctaaaccttacaccttggaaacagacgcttcTGGAGCAGCCATGGGTGCTGTACTATCTCAGAGAAAGGAAGATGGTCATCTATATCCTGTTGCATTCATGTCAGCCAGTTTTTCACCTGCTGAGCTGAACtatgtgttgtacaccactgtaatgtgggtactccCTAGtggggcgggcgcttaa
- a CDS encoding Retrotransposon-derived protein PEG10 — MASLALRQASPLITPATLEGPCNAPISCTRVKLRPEILWQQEDATKLNHLHRYLIGDNASSRSQPPALHRLLEKNTGHLISHLDAWKQTMLQDVTQAVESAIQRLLTAPSSTDPHTPPRRVFTVIDNTPKAPSGSGSSGNKDFLVPIKDEPDPKGERVKLESPEPPKTTPHTSWAIPHTQKHLDLNPEQPFTRPTPVDLPSTSQAATINPLSKGYLSAQPGETDEEKEARTLHNIATIMGRALSVPLQSTFRGLSQTPGPVQAKSKIPAPEKYDGKKGPAAKSFILDCKTYFLSNASSFPSDHKKLLNGDDKPTLESWNTFEAAFLRNWSNPAAAQIVEQRLRKLKQLKSASKYATEFRIIASKLEWSDPALIASFRQGLKAEVRGKLIEYTLHKNITALDEYISTACLIDDTLFEARKELRKDSNSSTSSPQRPAQGRSSNFVSKKVQEARRNAGECSKCGEKSHKWEDCKNGWHLKTIECSKPESGKAAEVEELESLPQVGKV; from the exons AtggcctcacttgcattgaggcagGCATCCCCTCTTATCACTCCAGCCACACTAGAAGGACCTTGCAACGCACCTATAAGTTGCACAAGGGTCAAACTCCGTCCAGAAATCCTCTGGCAGCAAGAGGATGCTACAAAACTCAATCACCTGCACAGATATCTCATAGGCGACAATGCCAGCAGCAGATCTCAACCCCCAGCGCTCCACAGACTACTGGAGAAGAACACAGGGCACCTTATCAGCCATCTAGatgcttggaaacaaaccATGTTGCAGGACGTTACACAAGCAGTAGAGAGCGCAATTCAGCGCCTTCTGACTGCCCCCAGCAGCACAGATCCACACACACCTCCCAGAAGAGTCTTCACAGTCATAGACAACACCCCCAAGGCCCCTTCTGGCTCAGGCAgctcaggcaacaaggacttctTAGTCCCTATCAAGGATGAGCCTGACCCAAAAGGAGAAAGGGTCAAACTGGAGTCACCAGAACCACCTAAAACAACCCCACACACCTCCTGGGCAATCCCACACACCCAGAAACACCTTGACCTCAACCCAGAGCAGCCCTTCACCAGACCAACGCCTGTAGATCTCCCAAGCACATCTCAAGCAGCAACAATTAATCCCCTAAGCAAAGGATATCTATCAGCGCAACCAGGAGAAAcagatgaagaaaaggaggcaagaacGCTACACAACATTGCTACCATCATGGGCAGAGCCTTATCTGTCCCACTGCAGAGCACCTTCAGGGGACTGTCCCAAACTCCTGGTCCAGTCCAAGCGAAATCCAAAatccctgctcctgagaagtatgatggcaagaagggccctgcagccaaatcatttatcctggattgcaaaacctactTCCTTAGCAATGCTTCCTCATTCCCTTCTGATCACA AGAAGCTGCTGAATGGGGATGACAAGCCAACCTTGGAATCCTGGAATACCTTTGAAGCAGCATTCTTGCGCAACTGGAGcaatccagcagcagcacaaaTTGTAGAACAACGCCTGCGCAAGCTCAAGCAGCTGAAATCAGCAAGCAAATATGCCACAGAGTTTAGAATCATAGCCAGCAAACTAGAATGGTCAGACCCTgccctcattgcctccttccGCCAGGGGCTCAAGGCAGAAGTCAGAGGCAAGCTAATTGAGTACACCCTGCACAAGAACATCACTGCACTGGACGAGTATATCTCCACTGCCTGTCTAATTGATGACACGCTGTTTGAAGCACGCAAGGAGCTAAGAAAAgatagcaacagcagcaccagCTCACCACAACGCCCTGCTCAAGGGCGCTCAAGCAAttttgtttccaagaaggttcaggaagcaagaagaaacgctggagaatgttccaagtgtGGGGAGAAGTCTCACAAATGGGAGGACTGCAAGAATGGATGGCACCTCAAAACAATAGAATGCTCTAAGCCTGAATCAGGGAAGGCtgcagaagtagaagagctGGAATCACTTCCCCAAGTGGGAAAAGTCTGA
- a CDS encoding Retrotransposable element Tf2 protein — protein sequence MDLEPSPQVMIPESHFEAFSAHIDLSLLDQIKEATQEDPSLDTILLAVSDPKSVPHSVAQKFKDYTIQKGLLLYQGRVVVPDEPETKQQLLSHFHDSPASGHQGRAQTLELISCHYYWPAMKFQVNRYVESCEICQGSKGHAHNYALDPLSVPAGPWEDISYDFIVKFPKCKGYDSILVVVDRFSKMMHLIPCKETATAEDVAQMFLEHVWKLHGTSKHTVSDRGTTFNSKFLKALYKSLQITPSFSTAYHPQSDGQTEIKNQWLEAYLRPFINHRQSDWVDWLPLAEFAHNNARSKATGKSPFEIVYGRSPVISPLLEPTGSPIADDRAKQLAETIQEVQASIKWAQERYKQTDTGKLPPEFQPGDKVWLLASNITLQRPNEKLDHKQYGPFPVIERVGSHAYRLALPETMRIHDAFHVSLLSAFKQDTEFDCTFTLPPPVITAEGEEEYEVDKFVDWAAEDGIWKYRVRWKGYAPHEDTWEPAKDLQHCKDKLRNFFANYPDALAANNPIPVNAHKVKRG from the coding sequence ATGGACTTAGAACCATCTCCACAAGTTATGATTCCAGAATCTCACTTTGAGGCAttttcagcacacatagatCTGTCCTTGTtggatcaaatcaaggaagctacCCAGGAAGACCCTAGTCTTGACACAATCTTGCTAGCTGTATCAGATCCTAAATCCGTGCCCCACAGCGTTGCACAGAAGTTCAAGGACTATACAATTCAGAAGGGTCTACTTCTGTATCAAGGAAGAGTAGTTGTGCCAGATGAACCTGAGACCAAACAGCAACTCTTATCTCACTTCCATGATTCTCCTGCTTCTGGTCACCAAGGAAGAGCACAAACTCTAGAGTTAATCAGTTgtcactactactggccagcaATGAAGTTCCAAGTCAACCGCTATGTGGAGTCTTGTGAAATCTGCCAAGGAAGCAAGGGTCATGCACACAACTATGCTCTCGACCCGCTTTCTGTCCCTGCAggtccctgggaagacatctcatatgatttcattgtcaagtttcccaagtgtaagggttatgacagcatcctggtggttgtagaccgcttctcaaagatgatgcacctgatTCCCTGCAAAGAAACTGCTACTGCTGAGGATGTTGCTCAGATGTTCCTGgagcatgtctggaagctacatggcaCTTCCAAGCACACTGTGTCTGACAGAGGGACTACATTCAACTCCAAAttcctcaaggcactgtacaAATCTCTGCAAATCACTCCTAGTTTCTCTACTGCTTACCACCCACAATCTGATGGGCAAACTGAGATCAAGAACCAATGGCTAGAGGCTTACCTACGTCCCTTCATTAATCATAGACAGTCTGATTGGGTTGATTGGCTCCCActggctgaatttgctcacaacaatgccagaagCAAAGCAACGGGCAAATCGCCctttgagattgtgtatGGACGTTCTCCTGTCATTTCACCACTCCTGGAACCCACTGGATCACCTATTGCTGATGACAGAGCCAAGCAACTGGCTGAGACAATTCAGGAAGTAcaggcatcaatcaaatgggctcagGAGCGCTACAAACAGACAGACACAGGGAAACTACCTCCTGAGTTTCAACCAGGAGACAAAGTTTGGCTTCTGGCTTCCAATATCACGTTGCAGCGCCCCAATGAAAAGCTAGACCACAAACAATATGGCCCTTTCCCTGTTATAGAAAGAGTGGGCTCTCACGCCTATCGCCTGGCTCTCCCTGAGACCATGAGAATTCATGATGCGTTCCATGTCAGCTTGTTGTCTGCTTTCAAACAAGAcacagagtttgattgcaCATTCACTCTTCCGCCGCCTGTGATCACagcagaaggagaagaagagtacgaAGTAGACAAATTTGTAGATTGGGCAGCAGAAGACGGAATCTGGAAGTACAGGGTgagatggaaaggatatgcgCCCCATGaggacacatgggaaccagccaaGGATCTACAGCAttgcaaggacaaattgcgcAACTTCTTTGCTAATTATCCAGATGCCCTGGCCGCCAACAACCCCATCCCTGTAAATGCGCACAAAGTTAAAAGAGGCTAG
- a CDS encoding Retrotransposon-derived protein PEG10, protein MADARSRKSSMASLALRQASPIITPATLEGPSDAPISRTQVKLRPEILWQQEDATKLDHLHRYLISNNASSRSQPPALHRLLEKNTEHLISHLGAWKQTMLQDVTQAVESAIQRLLTAPSSTDPHTPPRRVFTVIDNTPKAPSGSGSSGNKDFLVPIKDESDPKGKGVKLESQEPKTTLNTSQTIPHTQEHLDPNPEQPFTRPTAADLPSTPQAATSSPLSKEYLSAQPGQTDEEKEARMLHNIATIMVRALSVPLQSTFRGLSQTPGPAQAKSKIPAPEKYDGKKGPAAKSFILDCKTYFLSNASSFPSDHKKLLNGDDKPTLESWNTFEAAFLRNWSNPAAAQIAEQHLHNLKQLKWASNHATEFRIIASKLEWSDPALIASFRQGLKAEVRSKLIEYTLHKNITALDGFISTACLIDDTLFEARKELRKDSNSSTSSPQRPAQGRSSNFVSKKVQEARRNAGECSKCGEKSHKWEDCKNGWRLKTIERSKPESGKAAEVEELESLPQAGKNPYIEGITDTQTALIDSGSSANFTDPQFAHSHNIPLTELDSPRSVIGIDGKQVRNPIRFKAWLVFSSQNRQFSAIFYALPLGNRNLIHGTPWLELANPDIDWTTMKVLLRLATAQAGNINPEPQNLPVEFQEFQKVVTTKSEMTAVR, encoded by the exons GCAACAATGCCAGCAGCAGATCCCAACCCCCAGCACTCCACAGACTACTGGAGAAGAACACAGAGCATCTTATCAGCCATCTAGGCGCTTGGAAACAAACCATGTTGCAGGATGTTACACAAGCAGTAGAGAGCGCAATTCAGCGCCTTCTGACTGCCCCCAGCAGCACAGATCCACACACACCTCCCAGAAGAGTCTTCACAGTCATAGACAACACCCCCAAGGCCCCTTCTGGCTCAGGCAgctcaggcaacaaggacttctTAGTCCCTATCAAGGATGAATCTGACCCAAAGGGAAAAGGGGTCAAATTGGAGTCACAAGAGCCTAAAACAACCCTAAACACCTCCCAGACAATCCCACACACCCAGGAACACCTTGACCCCAACCCAGAGCAGCCCTTCACCAGACCAACAGCTGCAGATCTCCCAAGCACACCtcaagcagcaacaagtaGTCCCCTAAGCAAAGAATATCTATCAGCTCAACCAGGACAAAcagatgaagaaaaggaggcaagaaTGCTACACAACATTGCTACCATCATGGTCAGAGCCTTATCTGTCCCACTTCAGAGCACCTTCAGGGGACTGTCCCAAACTCCTGGCCCAGCCCAAGCGAAATCCAAAatccctgctcctgagaagtatgatggcaagaagggccctgcagccaaatcatttatcctggattgcaaaacctactTCCTTAGCAATGCTTCCTCATTCCCTTCTGATCACA AGAAGCTGCTGAATGGGGATGACAAGCCAACCTTGGAATCCTGGAATACCTTTGAAGCAGCATTCTTGCGCAACTGGAGcaatccagcagcagcacaaattgcagaacaacACCTGCATAATCTCAAGCAGCTGAAATGGGCAAGCAACCATGCCACAGAGTTTAGAATCATAGCCAGCAAACTAGAATGGTCAGACCCTgccctcattgcctccttccGCCAGGGACTCAAGGCAGAAGTCAGAAGCAAGCTGATTGAGTACACCCTGCACAAGAACATCACTGCACTGGATGGGTTTATCTCCACTGCCTGTCTAATTGATGACACGCTGTTTGAAGCACGCAAGGAGCTAAGAAAAgatagcaacagcagcaccagCTCACCACAACGCCCGGCTCAAGGGCGCTCAAGCAAttttgtttccaagaaggttcaggaagcaagaagaaacgctggagaatgttccaagtgtGGGGAAAAGTCTCACAAATGGGAGGACTGCAAGAATGGATGGCGCCTCAAAACAATAGAACGCTCTAAGCCTGAATCAGGAAAGGCtgcagaagtagaagagctGGAATCACTTCCCCAAGCGGGAAAA AACCCTT ACATAGAGGGAATCACAGACACTCAAACTGCTCTAATTGATTCTGGATCTTCTGCCAACTTCACTGATCCCCAATTTGCCCATTCTCACAACATTCCACTCACTGAATTGGATTCCCCACGCTCTGTCATTGgcattgatggcaaacaagtcCGCAACCCTATCCGCTTCAAGGCTTGGCTAGTCTTTAGCTCTCAAAACAGGCAATTTTCCGCCATCTTCTATGCTCTTCCGCTTGGAAACAGAAACCTTATCCATGGAACCCCCTGGCTTGAATTGGCTAATCCAGACATTGATTGGACCACCATGAAAGTTTTACTCCGCCTAGCTACAGCACAAGCTGGCAACATCAACCCTGAGCCTCAGAATCTTCCTGTTGAATTCCAGGAGTTCCAGAAAgttgtcacaaccaagagtgaaatgactgctgtgagataa